GTCCCTAAAATTTTCAGGCCCTTACAAGAATCAAAACGATTCTGAGAATAAGGAATAAGCCCCATGCAATCAGTGGACAATTCAGTAGCTCCACCTGTATTCTGGTTGCAGTGGTCTACTTTACAAGTGGGGCTTGAAGTTTTAGGAGAAAACCGAGTTACCCACAGGCTTCCCAGAAGATCACTTTTATAACCAAAATTATGAATTGTCTTTCCTTCAGATGGTGGATCAGAGTCATTATTCTCAGCACTGTTGGCCTTTCGTTTACCCAGAGAGGAACTGGAGGAGCTCACTCCATCTTTCTTTGTACTGCACACTGGATTGGATGCACTTCTATTCTCAACAGAGCTGGTCTTGTAGTTCTCTTGACTGACAGCAAATTTGGCTGACAGAACTTTAGGCTGGGTCGAAGGGCCTGCTCTGTTTCCAAATGTGGATTGGTTAAACTTCTCATTTGATAGGAGTGCATTTTTGAAGCTTTTATTCTCCCCATGACAAGCTATTGGAGTAATATTGACATCACATAGCTTGTTAGCCAGACAAAATTCTTTGGATCCTTCCCCTGTTTGGTTATCAGCATTCAAGGTTCTTGATTCCTGTACCTTTGTGGTTGGACAATATAGGGACTGAAAAATAGATTGGAAACCTATATTTCTGCACCCAGGGTCTTGGTTTTTGTTACATGTTACAAGCTTCTGATCATAATTATCATGATTAGGACGTGCAAGGGTTAGAGCGAGAGAAGGTGTCTCGTCTTGATTAGATTTGGATAGCCCTTTCATCATGTTTGATATCCAGCTCATAAAAGAGCTGTCTTGTCTGACAAAGGATGTGGAGCCAGGACTTCCATTAATTTGTTTTCGGATTCTTTTACTGCCAGTTATCAACTGTTGTTCATAGCCCCACCGTTTTTTTCCTGTTGAAAATAAAGCAGCACTATTACAACTTTCAACACTCTCATCACTGTCATCCTCTTTGTTTGACTTTCTTCCACTACGATCACCATCAGATAAagcttttccttttcctttcgtTCGATGCCTATACATTCCACTCTTATTTGGAGAATTATTAACAGGAAGAGCCTTGGCCTTAGGACGCAACCCTTCATCTTGCTGAGAGATGATTTTAACATCATGGTCAGATGATGATGCCATTATCTTACTCACTGCACCACAAGCATTTTCACCAGTCTGAGTTCGTAAATCATTTTCAGCAGCTGACTCTAGTTTCTCAAGAGGGGTACTAGTAGAACCAGGTGTCTTCATTTCATTATTGCTCTCTTCTTCAATAGCTAAAGCTAAACCCTCATCTCTTCTGAATGGAGATGTTGAATTCAGCACTGGAGTATCAGGAGTTTTACACCGTTTCACCAGAGGAACTTCAGTAGTCAAAACAACTTCCATTCCCAATGTTTGATTACCGCTACCATCATCTCCAATTCCACCATTGGGATTAGAGCTTATCATTTTCTTGAGCTGCATAGGCAAGGGTTCAATTTGTGCCATATCAGGTTCAGTTTCATTCATTTTGAATGATAGAGAGTCCGCCATACATCCAAGTTCCATACCTGCAGAAACCCATCATTTTATTGGGATGCCATacattacaaataaaatgagagaTTCGGTTGTTGTAATGAAAAATAGACTCAGGAGATTCTCCCTTCAGTAAGAGGAAAATAGATGATGGAAATGATTTCAGAATCCTCCAAATACTCATGtccaaattaattatttgaaagaagtTTCACTCGGCTACCCACACCCAGAGCCAAAACAAAGACCAACcaaacaccaccaccaccaccaccaccaccaccaccccacCAACCCCCACTCCCCTTCCCCCTCCCCTCCTTCCCAACCCCACAATACGGAACCATTTTCTGAATATGTATGCATGATATACCAAACATGGCTAGCGAGTGTTGAAGCCGTTGTTAATgatttcatatcattttttaaataattaagatgGTATAAAGAAATATGTCACCAGGCCCATATTCGTGAGAACTCCTTCACGCCCACATACACAGAAGCATTTAATCATTCTCCAGAGATAAAGCATGGAAGTTCTCTAAAACATCTCCAAGATCTACTTATCTTAGTGTCAAACACAGTTGAAAGTCAGCATCACATACCTGAGAAACCTGAAACCTTTTTCCCTCTGGCCTCAGAAGTAACATCCATTGGAATATGTACAGGAACATATAtgcctttttcttcattgtctccTTGATCCCGCTCTTGATTAACATCTAGGGCAGATACTTTCACTGCCACCATCATTTTGTCATTGTTATCTCTAGTACCTGTCAAATGAAGAATCTTTCAGCATTGGAATTCCCAAACTACAGGAAAAAGATTCCCTACAAGAGAACTTGAAACAAGAAGTATACTGATTAAAACTGTAGCTTGCACCTTCAACATTATTTAACTGGAAATCTCCATAAGAATCATCATACCTGCATTGGGCTCATGACTTGATCCATGTACTGTCATGATGCCAGCATTGCTCCTAGGAGAACAGGTCAAAATATCTGTTTCACCCATTTCATTCTTCACATGAAGTGTTGCTTGTGAGGTAACCAAATTCCCCTCACCCATAGGCTCATCAGAAATAGTTTTCCTGGCTGAAATGCCTTGTGGTGGTGAATGAATCATATTGCTCGGTCCTACACCCCATAAAAGAGAGGGCCTCTTCTCATCCGTACTGTTTTCAGCACACTTGAGACTCAAACCTTTATGAGGAGACCAAACTAGTTCAGACAGGGGATCAGTGGCTACAAGTGTCATGTCTACCCTTGAACCTGCATTTGCACCTGCACCTGAATCATTGTTCAATGCTTTCCCAATGCACTGACTAGAATAACCCAGAGCAAGTCCTAAATCAAACAACTGTTCCTTGTTGTCATTGTCTGCATTCATCTTTGGCTGGATAATCTCTTCAATAGGCAGCCCTGAAATATTATCCGAGTCCAGGACAATCCTAAACATGCCAACCTTGTCTTGAACAAACATAACCAAACTAATTTCATCAATTGGCACATAAGTTGCATAAATATGGGGTGCAAATTTTAAAGccatgtgagaattaaaattatttccaaaaacaTACAGAAGTAACACCAATCAAGTGAAATGATTGTTGAATACCGAAGTGGCTCTTGTAGTACTTATACCTTAAGTCACTCTGcattaacatttaaaattttttccaaGAGCAGGTATATGAAACATATTAaatacctctttttttttcgtTCTGCTGATACCACCTAGCTAGAACCCACTAAATCAACTGCTTCATCAGCTACTAGCTCTCTTCTTAGTTGATGCATATGTAAACCATACCTAATAAATGGTAAAAATCTAAATGAATTCTGCATTTTATTATCATTGATCATGTCTATCCCCAACTGCTAGGTTCAAAGGGTTACTTATTCAGATTTACATCCTAGTCAATGTCAAAAGTTGTAAAGCAGTGGAAACTATTCAACTTCCAtactgaaagaaaaaataattgattcaGCAGTCATATCAAAGTTGAGAGTGCATTGTTCCTTTGTCATCGcattataaaagaaaagtgaGTTTTAAGGTCaaaggttcatatatatatatatatatatatataattatattaatgacaACAAAGAGCATAATGGCTTGTGTTAGCATTATTAAATTGCTTACCAATATTATTGCTCCACCTTTTGACCATTCCACTTTATCTATTGTGATACCTTCTCATAAGTCTTTATTCAAAGCCATTGTCCTTAGGTATTCCATAAATAGATGCACATGTATAAATATGTGCACACCATGCACATACATGTGTACTGAACCTAATCATATtgttcaaataataaaagacaCCAAGAAAGGGAAATGTTCACAACTTGATATATGGTGTGAGGAAGGATTAACTTTTCAGGAAGAAcaagaaatgaatttgaaacatAAACCAAGGAAAAGTAAAGGTAATTTCTGATGCCTATAGCCATGTTCTTAGGAAGATTTAAATGTCAACAAAAAGGGAGAcatgaaatcaattttttgtttctgatttaaattataaatgcaaaacaataaaaataaaaatgaaatgaaataaaataaaaaagagaaaaagaggatGCCTCCTCCCCTCGCAAACAGTCAGAAACAATGACAACCACAGAGACACAAAATAATCTTAAAAGCAATACAAATAAGCATTTGGATGGTTCTGAATATTATGCCAGTCCTAGGCCAGGCTGCCAAAAATTTTGAGTAACTAATTGTATATGCTGAGGAAACTGCACATTTACAACACGAAATCAATTggaattttgttaaataaagaCTGAACAAGGTCCAAAAACAGTCTGTGAAAATGGATTATAAGGGgaaaaagttaagaaaagaataaaataaatagacaaataaatggTCATTTGCAACCAAAAAACTGATATAATCTATTTCCCTCTTTAAAACCAGCCACACGGGCTACTATGAATAGATGAACTCAACAATCCTATCAGCTAGCATTACCCGGTACCCAGGAATTTAAGGCACCATCTGCGCAAGATGCTGGCATCAATATGGTACATTTGAAACACTTAATCCATCATGCTTAATCATTATACGCACACTACAATCAACTCAGGATTTTTTTTCAGCCATAGAAATTTGCATGTTAAACCCATAATTTTTCTCCCACGTTTTAAAATTCCCATTTGGTGGaccttttgtttccttttgaTTCTCACCACATTATAAATGCAATACACAAATTACTTGCAAGActacttaaaaaataactaatgttTTTGGCTGGACccagtatttttttaaattttctttttattctttatgcAATATAGAACTTTAAAGTTACACTGGAAAGCAACTGAATCCACAAATACAAGGAACTCTCTCACTACTTCAGTCATAAAATATTCACAAATCAAAAGACCAGATTCTATTGAAAACAACAAGCTCCTTCAATATGCTATACCACACACAGCAACTGGATACCGGATTTCTATGCATTTGAAAAGGTTGATTAAAACTCTTAACTCTTCCACATAACTCCTGTAAACAATATGAGGAGCTTACCTGCCATACTGCCATATCTAAACCTTGAATTTATGATAAATATCCACAAATTTTCTTAGATTTATCAACCTAGGATTAGCTAATCAAAATATGCActcatatattatatataagagGCAAAAAACAGAACATGACTTCTAAACAAAATTAGCACCAAGTCCATGATTTCCTGATAGCAACCAATTCTAGAATGAGTTATTCCCTCACATGGTTTCTGGTAGAGATGTTCTCAATGAATTCATACTTAATCATCCTAGAAAACTattcccaaaaaaaagaaagaaagaaaatccctAATATGTTCCTGTACAATTTGCAGTTCACACAAAGCAAAAGCCACTCTCATGTACCAAACCACAAATTGCAACacaattaataaaagaaaaaagaaaaatagaaaaaccccACAAGAATCCAGTAAAACTATCATTCAGCAATTAGGGTAATATTGTAAACTAACACCATTTTCATTCAAGTTTCCGAAGTAACCCATGATAAGAGCAAGAAGATCATAGAACACTTCGAAAATAATCCATACCCACTGAAGAAAAACATGATTCACGGAGACCCACATACCTCATACccctcaaaattcatgaaagGTGCTTTCCATCATCACCAGCCATCCTCTTCCCTTATTATCAGATACAGCTAGTCTACAATCAAAATACGAATCAACCCAAACCAACagaggaaagagagagagagagagagagagagagagagggagaaaaaCAGagtagagaaaaagaagaaaggtcAGTAACAGTAAGGTCAGTAACAGTGTAAGCCGCCTGCAAATCTGCAATGATCTCTGATGCAACAGTTACATGAAGCACCACAATTCCAAAAGTTTATGGTGTTTGAGGTGAAGAAGCAGCCACGTGGACAAAGGAGCAGTAAGTCAGAGTTATAGCTCCATTCCCTctgataaaatataaaaagctCCGTCAAACATTGCAGCCTTTTCCAACTTTGGAGTCAAAATCCATAACCAAACTCACTCTTCTTCTGTCTTGTCCtcttaaatttcttattataCAATAAAAAGATATGAGATTGGCATGTCCGTGATCCTTTTTTTCAGAATATATAATCCTCAAATAATACTACAAAAAACATTATAATCTTTAGAATGAGGTATTAGATATATATGATAAAGGCCTCATCCTCACACAATTGGCACACATTGAAAAGGCTGATTCCTTGGGACCCTGAGAGCAACAAGAATAACTCCAACTTCCCACTCTCACctcattgaaaataatttcaaagcAATCCATCTTTCTGGTTTTACTTTTGGTCAGTTCAACTATATATTATGTAatcctcttttaaaaaaataaatgtggcttcccaataaatttcttttgtaattcttcttcttctggagcATCaggaaattgataaaaaaaaattagaaaaataaaataaaataaaagtagaaggaagaagaagaagggtaAATGAGGAAAAGGGAATCTAGACCAATCAATTTTGTAGCTGTGTCCGGAAATTATCCTTATCCTAACATAAAATTGGTCTCTGGGAATCTCTCTACACCACTCAATTTAAGTCTAGAATGCCCTAGCCTTTACTTGGACCCACGTTTTAAGGCAAGTAGGCTTCTGCATTTTAGGGTGTGGGAAATTAAAGTGAGCTTGACAGGTTCTTCAAACAAATACCCTTTATAATTTATAACCCTTCTTCCATTTTGGCTGATCTTATTAGTGTATATTTGCATCTTATGAGCCtaattttttatgtgaaaaCTATGTGTGAACCTGAATTAGTGGAATTGATTTAACAAGAATGGCCACCCTCATCAATGGCGTCTGTCTCATATTAGTCATGCAATTACAAAAATCATGATCACCATTGATGAGACTTGTCCAATTAGATGTAGAAGAGGATGGTTAGGGTGGAATATTGAAAACTATAAAATCTcccattatttatttacttattgtGAGTGAGGAACCTTAAACaataggaagaagaaaaaacaccaaaagGGGAAATGGAAAAAACAGTAGAAGTAGGCAATTTGACAATTTGAATGATGTTGAATTCTAGTCACTGTCAAGGGTGGACCACAGATTCCACAAAACCCATGTCATATTTGttgtttagggtttttgggtttGTGGGAAATGGGCTTAACAGACAGCCATAACAAATAAGAGACCAACCACCATTTGAGGGGCTAGACCATCTACCATCACTAACAATACATTTAGATCAGCTAATAAAAGTGGGGTAGCCTTTTTCAACATGTCTATCCGCAAAGGCAGGGCAACCCACGAGCTCTAATGCCTTAGCCAAGCACCACTCCCCTGTTGTTAGGGAAGAATCCATTCCAAATGTTTCTTTCGTCATAAAGACTCTGATAAGACTCCCATTCATGAACGTTATCAATGATAATGACCCACATTCACAATGCTATCAAAATGCTATCAAGGTTATCAATTGTTTATATGGTTACTTTAATTTGACTACTTTTACTAATAACTTAACATAAAGAGAGtcatatcaaattattaaacCTGCTCTCTCATTTATTTAGAGGAAGGGGGGCCTCTGGAGAATTCAGTGATAAAAGAGGCGTCTTCAAGTAACCAGcaatgaaaatgagaaaggaCAAAAATGGGAATTTGGGATGAAGTTGTGCACGTGCAAATGAAAGCTAATTCTAATCCATCGCATCAATTTCAGACTGCATATAATTGAAGGGTGCGGATCCCATCTTGGTTGTGGTGCAATGTGCAATGTATACAGGGAGAGAGTAGTAAGTAGCAACACCAACATCAGGCTAGAATCCAAGGTCTAGTGCCGACTGCCGAGACATGTAGGGTTATAAAAGTCAATAAAGTAGGATAATGATACCCTCAACATCACATTTAATAATGGGAGTTCAGCGAAATCCAAACCCAACTATACTGTTATCACCAAGAAAATTTGTATCTACCACCGGCTTTTGAGGGGTGGAAAGAACTGAGCAAtttgaattaagaaaaaaggTAGTGCAGTATACTATTTTCAGCAgtaggggtttttttttttttttttttaaaggttctTTTAAGCTTAGCCTTATTCATTTGATTTTGAGTGGGAAAAGAGACGAGTAAGAATTATCagaggaaaatattaaaaaattgaaggaggtgaataaaattatttttattaaaatgctTCAAGTGTATGTGCATCCAGAGGACCCACCCAGTGGATTTGTGGAGGAGGTGAGATCTTGAATTGTGTCCATGTATTGCCTCCAACCATGCAAATCAGCCTAGTTGCAGAGTGGAACCCGAGACCCAAGAATGCTACGACATCCCTTTCAATCAAAAAGTGAAAATGGCTAAGGGATTTGCACATTACAATTTACACCAGGGGCAGGAACCTTGTGCTTAAAAAGCTTAAGAGTTGGGAAATAACCAACCAATTGggtgataaataataaatattccACCCGTGAGTGAGTTGGATTGAAAGACTCCTCCGATTTTGGTTGGAAAAAGAGGAATAAACAGGACCATCCCTTTCCTGTTTTTTGAGCCCACCAAAAAGACGATGGCTTTGTCCCTTTCCCCTTCTTTCTTTATCCATGGAGTAAGACCAGCTGTTACTTCTTCTGAATCTCATAGAGCCGGCTCTCACTGTTACCTCAATGCTCTATTTCAACTTTACTCGTAATGCCACACTCCAAACAATCCAATCTTCCttatagttttatatttatatagaaaaatatcCTTCAACTTTTAACCCCCAACCTGGTTCCCGAATGGTGGAGCATAGCAGATTAATCTCCAAGTGCTTAAGGTatctttcacctttttttttcccttccggAAGGAACTGGAAAGATGGCCGGGAGCGGATAAGGAAAAAGGGCTTTGCGATTCCAATTTGGGTTTTCAGGAAAAGAATTCTGTGAGGTGGTAAGCATAGTGTGTACGTGGATCACCCTGGCTCATGTTTTCATGCTTTTGCCCATAGGAGCCAAATAAAAGAGCTGGGTTCAGGTGCAAGTGTATGTAaagtatttgtttttaaatgaaattcaagTATTTTATGTaaagaagaaatagaaaaagagaataatatTCAAGAAAAAGAGACTAAATTCACTCaaaactgataaaaaaaaaaaattaaaatacaatcaATCTTGAATGATAACAATTGATGCATTGATAAATGAGGCTTAGGTTTGCTAGGGGATCCGAATAAATGTTGTGGATAGAACTAGGACGAGTGTGTGTTAAATGAGTCTCACCTCCGCCTAAACCTTTGCCCTGCACCAATTAATAAGGCTTTCCCAATTGTACCCGTATGAAGTCCACAGACCAGAGCTACAGTTCCACCGATAACTATCCATTTCCAATCAATGCCcttatctttctttctttggatATCCACCACTtgacctttttcttcttcaccaGAAGCGGGCTCTAAGGAATCACTAGTTtcatcaaaagaaatttttgtggTGATTCTTGCCATCAGTGCACTTCTGGACAAGGGTGCCTCTGTTTTCCTTGCATTTTGATATGCTCTCATACCTGAATGCAGTTTCTTGACTGTTCCCCACATCCCATGGCGGACACCCAGCTTTGCTACATCCTTGGGGATCCCCATGTCTTCATAGTGTACAAGGCTCACCTCGCATGCAGACATTCCTTCTCCTTTACTGGATTCCACTACATTCATTTGATAACCAAGAAATTCCGTTAATTAATGTCCACTACCAAATTGCGCACACactcaaaaggaaaaaatgaagtaaaattaGAAGGTTAACTGGCATTACTCACCAGCCCTGATGATCCAGCTTGAGAAATAGAGCTCCACACGCCGTGGTTTGTCACGCTTGGGCAACCCTGGATATGGCACCCCCTGCAATATTACAGGTTACACCATTAACTACCGATTTATATTCCTATGCTTGACATATGTATTATCTTTGTGTAAATTCATTacagatataaataaaataacaaaatagcAGCAGATTATACTTTGAATTAACAATGGgttaaaaagaaaacagagaTTAGTAGAAAATATAGCTAATTCTAAAAACTAATGTTGTACAAGATGGAATAGGGCAGGCATGATAAAAAGCAGCAGATAACCAAACTTAAGTTCTTGATACTCTTAAGTGTCTTTTCCATCTTAAAACCTCTGCTTATGAGTAATATTGGTAgcgtttttttatttcttagtcGAGCAGAGAAGAAATTGGAAGGAAGGTTTAACCCATGCTCATACAAGAACAAGCTACAAGGAAGAAATCATTTCAagatttattctattttattttaccttattttctttattttagttatttattcatttttggtGTGCTTGTGGAGTTCAGATGCCTTTAGCTAGGCTCAAGTGAGCTGGACAGCAAAGACAATGCAATGACATGTTT
This region of Vitis vinifera cultivar Pinot Noir 40024 chromosome 5, ASM3070453v1 genomic DNA includes:
- the LOC100244302 gene encoding uncharacterized protein LOC100244302 isoform X1 — translated: MALKFAPHIYATYVPIDEISLVMFVQDKVGMFRIVLDSDNISGLPIEEIIQPKMNADNDNKEQLFDLGLALGYSSQCIGKALNNDSGAGANAGSRVDMTLVATDPLSELVWSPHKGLSLKCAENSTDEKRPSLLWGVGPSNMIHSPPQGISARKTISDEPMGEGNLVTSQATLHVKNEMGETDILTCSPRSNAGIMTVHGSSHEPNAGTRDNNDKMMVAVKVSALDVNQERDQGDNEEKGIYVPVHIPMDVTSEARGKKVSGFSGMELGCMADSLSFKMNETEPDMAQIEPLPMQLKKMISSNPNGGIGDDGSGNQTLGMEVVLTTEVPLVKRCKTPDTPVLNSTSPFRRDEGLALAIEEESNNEMKTPGSTSTPLEKLESAAENDLRTQTGENACGAVSKIMASSSDHDVKIISQQDEGLRPKAKALPVNNSPNKSGMYRHRTKGKGKALSDGDRSGRKSNKEDDSDESVESCNSAALFSTGKKRWGYEQQLITGSKRIRKQINGSPGSTSFVRQDSSFMSWISNMMKGLSKSNQDETPSLALTLARPNHDNYDQKLVTCNKNQDPGCRNIGFQSIFQSLYCPTTKVQESRTLNADNQTGEGSKEFCLANKLCDVNITPIACHGENKSFKNALLSNEKFNQSTFGNRAGPSTQPKVLSAKFAVSQENYKTSSVENRSASNPVCSTKKDGVSSSSSSLGKRKANSAENNDSDPPSEGKTIHNFGYKSDLLGSLWVTRFSPKTSSPTCKVDHCNQNTGGATELSTDCMGLIPYSQNRFDSCKGLKILGTREYCTEEPLTIVGAELQNCSGGTEVSFGFKKNNAHNNQNSIYKLNPISPSQRFKSSEAMASLFARRLDALKNIITLNQTDTEARATPTCFFCGIRGHSIHDCSEIKETELEDLLRNNNLYPGAEEPPCFCIRCFQLNHWAVACPSVLKRQNQSECGASLVNRCSSGMMLHDTGDKRNGKLLGSKENPPQVAAAFGVCSGRKPTMQIGCSLNKKGNGNMTAVKLFSNSNLVQKYTASSSGEIESKESQIIPLCNFVNPQISDVPKGIFDAIKRLRLSRGDILKWMNSVFPFSHLNGFFLRLRLGKWEEGLGGTGYYVACISGAQKERPSQSSKNPIAVNIGGVKCLVQSQYISNHDFLEDELMAWWGATTRAGGKIPSEEDLKVKLEERKKFGF
- the LOC100244302 gene encoding uncharacterized protein LOC100244302 isoform X3 produces the protein MALKFAPHIYATYVPIDEISLVMFVQDKVGMFRIVLDSDNISGLPIEEIIQPKMNADNDNKEQLFDLGLALGYSSQCIGKALNNDSGAGANAGSRVDMTLVATDPLSELVWSPHKGLSLKCAENSTDEKRPSLLWGVGPSNMIHSPPQGISARKTISDEPMGEGNLVTSQATLHVKNEMGETDILTCSPRSNAGIMTVHGSSHEPNAGTRDNNDKMMVAVKVSALDVNQERDQGDNEEKGIYVPVHIPMDVTSEARGKKVSGFSGMELGCMADSLSFKMNETEPDMAQIEPLPMQLKKMISSNPNGGIGDDGSGNQTLGMEVVLTTEVPLVKRCKTPDTPVLNSTSPFRRDEGLALAIEEESNNEMKTPGSTSTPLEKLESAAENDLRTQTGENACGAVSKIMASSSDHDVKIISQQDEGLRPKAKALPVNNSPNKSGMYRHRTKGKGKALSDGDRSGRKSNKEDDSDESVESCNSAALFSTGKKRWGYEQQLITGSKRIRKQINGSPGSTSFVRQDSSFMSWISNMMKGLSKSNQDETPSLALTLARPNHDNYDQKLVTCNKNQDPGCRNIGFQSIFQSLYCPTTKVQESRTLNADNQTGEGSKEFCLANKLCDVNITPIACHGENKSFKNALLSNEKFNQSTFGNRAGPSTQPKVLSAKFAVSQENYKTSSVENRSASNPVCSTKKDGVSSSSSSLGKRKANSAENNDSDPPSEGKTIHNFGYKSDLLGSLWVTRFSPKTSSPTCKVDHCNQNTGGATELSTDCMGLIPYSQNRFDSCKGLKILGTREYCTEEPLTIVGAELQNCSGGTEVSFGFKKNNAHNNQNSIYKLNPISPSQRFKSSEAMASLFARRLDALKNIITLNQTDTEARATPTCFFCGIRGHSIHDCSEIKETELEDLLRNNNLYPGAEEPPCFCIRCFQLNHWAVACPSVLKRQNQSECGASLVNRCSSGMMLHDTGDKRNGKLLGSKENPPQVAAAFGVCSGRKPTMQIGCSLNKKGNGNMTAVKLFSNSNLVQKYTASSSGEIESKESQIIPLCNFVNPQISDVPKGIFDAIKRLRLSRGDILNFCCIRSTLVYMSSCNQKYIGKSRLYL
- the LOC100244302 gene encoding uncharacterized protein LOC100244302 isoform X2, giving the protein MFRIVLDSDNISGLPIEEIIQPKMNADNDNKEQLFDLGLALGYSSQCIGKALNNDSGAGANAGSRVDMTLVATDPLSELVWSPHKGLSLKCAENSTDEKRPSLLWGVGPSNMIHSPPQGISARKTISDEPMGEGNLVTSQATLHVKNEMGETDILTCSPRSNAGIMTVHGSSHEPNAGTRDNNDKMMVAVKVSALDVNQERDQGDNEEKGIYVPVHIPMDVTSEARGKKVSGFSGMELGCMADSLSFKMNETEPDMAQIEPLPMQLKKMISSNPNGGIGDDGSGNQTLGMEVVLTTEVPLVKRCKTPDTPVLNSTSPFRRDEGLALAIEEESNNEMKTPGSTSTPLEKLESAAENDLRTQTGENACGAVSKIMASSSDHDVKIISQQDEGLRPKAKALPVNNSPNKSGMYRHRTKGKGKALSDGDRSGRKSNKEDDSDESVESCNSAALFSTGKKRWGYEQQLITGSKRIRKQINGSPGSTSFVRQDSSFMSWISNMMKGLSKSNQDETPSLALTLARPNHDNYDQKLVTCNKNQDPGCRNIGFQSIFQSLYCPTTKVQESRTLNADNQTGEGSKEFCLANKLCDVNITPIACHGENKSFKNALLSNEKFNQSTFGNRAGPSTQPKVLSAKFAVSQENYKTSSVENRSASNPVCSTKKDGVSSSSSSLGKRKANSAENNDSDPPSEGKTIHNFGYKSDLLGSLWVTRFSPKTSSPTCKVDHCNQNTGGATELSTDCMGLIPYSQNRFDSCKGLKILGTREYCTEEPLTIVGAELQNCSGGTEVSFGFKKNNAHNNQNSIYKLNPISPSQRFKSSEAMASLFARRLDALKNIITLNQTDTEARATPTCFFCGIRGHSIHDCSEIKETELEDLLRNNNLYPGAEEPPCFCIRCFQLNHWAVACPSVLKRQNQSECGASLVNRCSSGMMLHDTGDKRNGKLLGSKENPPQVAAAFGVCSGRKPTMQIGCSLNKKGNGNMTAVKLFSNSNLVQKYTASSSGEIESKESQIIPLCNFVNPQISDVPKGIFDAIKRLRLSRGDILKWMNSVFPFSHLNGFFLRLRLGKWEEGLGGTGYYVACISGAQKERPSQSSKNPIAVNIGGVKCLVQSQYISNHDFLEDELMAWWGATTRAGGKIPSEEDLKVKLEERKKFGF